CGAGGTCGCCGCCCTGCGGGGCTTCCGGGACGCACTGCGCGCCGACCGGCGCCTGTGCCGCCGCTACGCCGCCCTCAAGCGGGCCATCGTGGAACACGGCCCGGTTGACAGGGTGACCTTCACTACGGCCAAGCACGACTGGATCGTCGCCGCCCTGGCCCGGCTCGGCCTGATCGACCACCAGCCCCACCGGCTCTACCAAGAGCTGGGCAGCCCGGACCGCCTGGCGTCCTGACCCAACCCATACGACGGCAGTGATCAACCCCGCACGTATACCCAAGGAGCAACCTACATGATCGAGCTGCAAGGGCTGACCAAGCGGTACGGCCCAACGCTTGCCGTCGACGACCTGTCGTTTCGAGTGCAGGCGGGCAAGGTGACCGGGTTCCTGGGCCCCAACGGCGCCGGCAAGTCGACCTCGATGCGGATGGTCCTCGGCCTCGACCGGCCCACCGCCGGCCAGGCCCTGGTCGACGGCCGCCCCTACCGGGAGCTGCGCGCGCCCCTGCGGGTCGTCGGGGCGCTGCTGGACGCCGGCGCGGTCCATCCGCGCCGCAGCGCCCACGACCACCTGGGCGCCCTGGCCCGCAGCAACGGAATCCCCAGGTCCCGGGTGGAGGAGGTCCTCGGCCTGGTCGGCCTGGACACGGTCGCCGGACGGCGGGCAGGCGCGTACTCGCTGGGGATGCGCCAGCGGCTGGGGATCGCCGCCGCCCTGCTCGGCGACCCCGGCATCGTGCTCTTCGACG
The window above is part of the Actinomycetota bacterium genome. Proteins encoded here:
- a CDS encoding GrpB family protein → MLWGTFGHRATEYRVHVHVVPAGSLEVAALRGFRDALRADRRLCRRYAALKRAIVEHGPVDRVTFTTAKHDWIVAALARLGLIDHQPHRLYQELGSPDRLAS